The nucleotide sequence CTCATGGATTACGGCTCCGGCGCGGTCATGGCCGTCCCGGCGCACGACGAGCGCGACTACGACTTCGCGACGAAGTACGGCCTGCCGGTCACGCCGGTCATCGCTCACCCCGACGAGGGGGTCGTCGAAGGCAAGGCGATGACGGAACCGGGCATGCTCTTCAACTCCGGCGACTTCAGCGAGATGATGAGCGACGCGGCGAAAGAGGCGATCATCGCCCGTTTCGAAAACGACGGCATCGGCAAGCGCGTGACGAACTACCGCCTCAAGGACTGGGGGATCAGCCGCCAGCGCTACTGGGGCGCACCGATCCCGCTCATCCACTGCCCGGCCTGCGGGATCGTCCCGGAGAAAAAAGAGAACCTGCCGGTCGAACTCCCCGACGACGTCGAGATCACCGGCGAGGGGAACCCGCTGGAGCACCACCCCACATGGAAACAGTGCAGCTGTCCCAAATGCGGCGGCGCGGCCGAGCGCGAAACGGACACGATGGACACCTTCATCCAGTCCTCGTGGTACTTCCTGCGCTACACGGCGGGACGCGACACCTGGGAAAAGGCGGCCTTCGACAAGGAGGAGCTCGCCTACTGGATGAACGTCGACCACTACATCGGCGGGATCGAGCACGCTATTTTGCACCTGCTCTACAGCCGCTTCTTCACCAAGGCGCTGCGCGACCTCGGCTACGTCGACGTCAAGGAGCCGTTTGAGCGGCTGCTGACCCAGGGGATGGTCCTGAAAGACGGCGCGAAGATGAGCAAGTCCAAGGGCAACACCGTCGACCCGGATGCCCTGATCGAGAAGTACGGCGCCGATACGGCCCGCCTCTTCATCCTCTTTGCCGCACCGCCGACCCAGGAGCTGGAGTGGAACGACAGCGCCGTCGAGGGGGCCTACCGCTTCCTGCGCCGTTTCCACGACCGCAGCGAAAAAGCGGCTGCGGCAGATGCGTTGCCGGCAATCGACCACGCCTCCCTCTCCAAAGAGGAGAAGGCCGCGCGCAAGAAGGTCTATGAAGCGCTGGTGCGCGCCAACGACGTCTTCGGCGAACGCTACACCTTCAACACGATGATCGCCGGGGTCATGGAGGCGATGAACGCCCTGAACGAGCAGGAGAACGAAGCGGTCTGGACGGAAGCGTACTGGGTTCTCACCTCCCTGATGGAACCCATCGTCCCGCACGTCTGCTGGGAGATCAGCGACCGCCTCTTCGGCCGCAAAAACCTCGGCGCACAGGTCGTCAAAGAGGAGGTCTTCGCCCTCGATACGATCACCCTGGGCGTCTCCGTCAACGGCAAGAACCGCGGCCAGGTCGACGTGGCGCCGGATGCGTCCAAAGAGGCGATGATCGAAGCCGCCAAGGCGATCATCCCGCAGTGGCTTGAAGGCAAGACGGTCGTCAAAGAGATCGTCGTGCCGAACAAGCTCGTCAACATCGTCGTCAAGTAAGGAAGAGATCATGGGTGGAATGCAGCGTTTCGGTTCGGTACTGGTCGCCGCGGCGCTGCTGGCGGGCTGCGGCTACAAGCCGACG is from Sulfurimonas sp. HSL-1656 and encodes:
- the leuS gene encoding leucine--tRNA ligase; the protein is MQYNPSDIETKWQAFWDAERSFEPSDDLTKPKKYVLSMFPYPSGRIHMGHVRNYTIGDAFARYYRQQGLNVLHPIGWDSFGMPAENAAIKHGVHPKKWTYENIDYMRKELATLGLSFSKEREFATSDPLYTKFEQGFIIDLFEKGLLYRKKAFLNWCPHDLTVLANEQVVDGCCWRCDTPIVKKEMHQYYLRITDYADELIDDLKQLEKGWPKQVLSMQENWIGRSSGLEFTLHLDDYSKKLLRDQFDGFDVYTTRPDTIYGVSYTALAPEHELVTYMIENGLLDPEVAAAITVMKNSSSIDRQKEKHGVALGINVVHPLTGKAVPVWVANFVLMDYGSGAVMAVPAHDERDYDFATKYGLPVTPVIAHPDEGVVEGKAMTEPGMLFNSGDFSEMMSDAAKEAIIARFENDGIGKRVTNYRLKDWGISRQRYWGAPIPLIHCPACGIVPEKKENLPVELPDDVEITGEGNPLEHHPTWKQCSCPKCGGAAERETDTMDTFIQSSWYFLRYTAGRDTWEKAAFDKEELAYWMNVDHYIGGIEHAILHLLYSRFFTKALRDLGYVDVKEPFERLLTQGMVLKDGAKMSKSKGNTVDPDALIEKYGADTARLFILFAAPPTQELEWNDSAVEGAYRFLRRFHDRSEKAAAADALPAIDHASLSKEEKAARKKVYEALVRANDVFGERYTFNTMIAGVMEAMNALNEQENEAVWTEAYWVLTSLMEPIVPHVCWEISDRLFGRKNLGAQVVKEEVFALDTITLGVSVNGKNRGQVDVAPDASKEAMIEAAKAIIPQWLEGKTVVKEIVVPNKLVNIVVK